The Devosia sp. A16 genome includes a window with the following:
- the uraH gene encoding hydroxyisourate hydrolase, giving the protein MAGSARLTTHVLDTTHGKPAAGMRLDLLMVHGDHTHHIWSGHTNADGRVDQPLLEGDRFHLGSYELIFHVGQYFERIGVELENPFLDTVPVRFTMSEAAHYHVPLLVSPYGYSTYRGS; this is encoded by the coding sequence ATGGCGGGTTCAGCACGCCTGACGACGCACGTACTCGATACGACGCATGGCAAGCCGGCCGCGGGCATGCGGCTCGATTTGCTGATGGTACATGGCGACCATACGCACCATATATGGTCCGGACACACCAATGCCGACGGGCGGGTGGACCAACCGCTGCTGGAAGGCGACCGCTTCCATCTGGGCAGCTACGAGCTGATCTTCCATGTGGGGCAGTATTTCGAGCGGATCGGGGTGGAACTCGAGAACCCATTCCTCGACACGGTGCCGGTGCGGTTCACGATGAGCGAGGCGGCGCATTACCACGTGCCGCTGCTCGTCTCGCCGTATGGATATTCGACCTACCGGGGAAGCTGA
- the puuE gene encoding allantoinase PuuE — MRYPRNMQGYGPNPPDAQWPGGARVAVQFVLNYEEGGENNILHGDAASEAFLVDVIGAVPWPGKRHWNVESMYEYGARAGFWRLHRLFAGLNLPVTVYGVATALQRSPEQVKAMLDADWEIASHGLKWIDYKDYDIEHEREDLHAAIKLHTEVIGSRPTGWYCGRTSVNTVDLASEEGGFTYVSDTYDDDLPYYREHFGSPQLIIPYSLATNDMRFTTASGFANGEEYFQLLKDTFDVLYAEGEAGSPKMMSLGLHCRLVGMPGRFAGLKRFVDYILQKDKVWIAKRIDIAEHWLKTHPYVKQEIVPSELALDDFTQLFGNVFEHSEWVAERAHKREMGPAHDTATGLHALMSQVFRAAAPAERLAVLNAHPDLAGKLAAARRLTSESESEQASAGLDALTDAERRKFGEMNAAYVEKFGFPFIIAVRDNTKAQIMAAFEKRLANDREAEFATACRQVERIAELRIRQILGG; from the coding sequence ATGCGTTATCCCCGGAACATGCAGGGTTACGGCCCGAATCCGCCGGATGCGCAATGGCCCGGCGGCGCGCGTGTCGCAGTGCAGTTCGTGCTCAACTACGAGGAAGGCGGCGAGAACAACATCCTGCATGGCGACGCGGCGTCCGAGGCCTTCCTCGTCGACGTGATCGGCGCCGTGCCTTGGCCGGGCAAGCGGCACTGGAACGTCGAGTCGATGTACGAATACGGCGCCCGCGCCGGTTTCTGGCGGCTGCACCGGCTGTTCGCTGGCCTGAACCTGCCGGTCACCGTCTATGGCGTCGCCACGGCGCTGCAGCGCTCGCCCGAGCAGGTCAAGGCCATGCTCGACGCCGACTGGGAGATCGCCAGCCACGGGCTGAAGTGGATCGACTACAAGGATTACGACATCGAGCACGAGCGCGAGGACCTGCACGCCGCGATCAAGCTCCATACCGAGGTGATCGGCAGCCGCCCGACCGGCTGGTATTGCGGCCGCACGTCGGTGAACACCGTCGACCTCGCCAGCGAGGAAGGCGGCTTCACCTATGTCTCCGATACCTATGACGACGACCTGCCCTATTACCGCGAGCATTTCGGCAGCCCGCAGCTGATCATCCCCTATTCGCTCGCCACCAACGACATGCGCTTCACCACCGCGTCGGGCTTCGCCAATGGCGAGGAATATTTCCAGCTGCTCAAGGACACCTTCGACGTGCTCTATGCCGAGGGTGAGGCCGGCTCGCCCAAGATGATGTCGCTGGGGCTGCACTGCCGGCTGGTCGGCATGCCTGGCCGCTTCGCAGGGCTCAAGCGCTTCGTCGACTACATCCTCCAAAAGGACAAGGTCTGGATCGCCAAGCGCATCGACATCGCCGAGCACTGGCTGAAGACCCACCCCTATGTGAAGCAGGAGATCGTCCCGTCAGAGCTGGCGCTCGACGATTTCACCCAGCTGTTCGGCAACGTGTTCGAACACTCCGAATGGGTGGCCGAACGGGCCCACAAGCGCGAGATGGGCCCGGCGCACGATACCGCGACGGGCCTGCATGCACTGATGAGCCAGGTGTTCCGCGCCGCCGCACCGGCCGAACGGCTCGCCGTGCTCAACGCCCACCCCGATCTCGCCGGCAAGCTCGCGGCGGCCAGGCGCCTGACTTCGGAATCCGAGTCCGAACAGGCCTCGGCCGGGCTCGACGCGCTGACCGATGCCGAGCGGAGAAAGTTCGGCGAGATGAATGCGGCTTATGTGGAGAAGTTCGGCTTCCCCTTCATCATTGCCGTACGCGACAACACCAAGGCGCAGATCATGGCGGCGTTCGAAAAGCGCCTCGCCAATGATCGCGAGGCCGAGTTCGCCACCGCCTGCCGGCAGGTCGAGCGGATCGCGGAACTGCGGATCAGGCAGATTCTGGGCGGCTGA
- the xdhA gene encoding xanthine dehydrogenase small subunit, with amino-acid sequence MTEIRKELRFILNDQDVVLDEISATRTLLDFLRLDKRMTGSKEGCAEGDCGACTVLVGRVTSGELVYESVNACICFVGSLDATHVVTVEHLSAANGPLHPVQQAMVEHHGSQCGFCTPGIVMSLYGMWMQNADPSVNDIEVALQGNLCRCTGYSPIIKAGRSISAYGKVVADPLVVERQTIRARLEKLRDGRRVEIGEGKDRIIVPASADDLAEVYPANPGGTLVSGATDVGLWITKFMRDIGPMIFIGDVAGLQSIEATEGALKLGAGVTYSDATAAVTGRFPQLTELWMRIGGQQVRNMGTIGANIANGSPIGDTPPPLMALGASITLRRGEARREVKLEDFFIAYGKQDRQPGEFVESVTIPSLPAGEAFACYKITKRKDEDISALCGAFRLRLNAGQVAAITIAYGGMAATPKRARAVEAALVGKPWTVATVEAAIPAFAEDYQPLTDMRASAEYRLLAAQNLLRRFFLETTGEGERLTREVA; translated from the coding sequence ATGACCGAGATCCGGAAGGAGCTGCGCTTCATCCTCAACGACCAGGACGTCGTGCTGGACGAGATTTCGGCAACCCGTACGCTGCTCGATTTTCTCCGCCTCGACAAGCGCATGACCGGCTCGAAGGAAGGCTGCGCCGAGGGCGATTGCGGCGCCTGCACGGTGCTGGTGGGGCGGGTGACGTCGGGCGAGTTGGTCTATGAATCGGTCAATGCCTGCATCTGCTTCGTCGGTTCCCTCGATGCAACGCATGTGGTGACGGTCGAGCACCTGTCGGCGGCCAACGGCCCGCTGCACCCGGTGCAGCAGGCGATGGTCGAGCATCATGGCAGCCAGTGCGGCTTCTGCACGCCGGGCATCGTGATGTCGCTCTACGGCATGTGGATGCAGAACGCCGATCCGTCGGTGAACGATATCGAGGTGGCGCTGCAGGGCAACCTCTGCCGCTGCACCGGTTACTCGCCGATCATCAAGGCCGGCCGGTCGATTTCGGCCTATGGCAAGGTGGTGGCCGATCCGCTGGTGGTCGAACGGCAGACGATCAGGGCGCGGCTCGAGAAGCTGCGCGATGGCCGCCGGGTGGAGATCGGCGAGGGCAAGGACCGGATCATCGTGCCGGCCTCGGCCGACGATCTCGCCGAAGTCTATCCCGCCAACCCCGGGGGGACGTTGGTCTCGGGCGCCACCGATGTCGGCCTGTGGATCACCAAGTTCATGCGCGATATCGGGCCGATGATCTTCATCGGCGACGTTGCCGGGCTGCAGTCGATCGAAGCGACCGAAGGTGCGCTGAAGCTCGGGGCCGGAGTGACCTATTCCGACGCCACCGCGGCGGTGACGGGACGCTTTCCGCAGTTGACCGAACTCTGGATGCGCATCGGCGGTCAGCAGGTGCGCAACATGGGCACCATCGGCGCCAATATCGCCAATGGCTCGCCGATCGGCGACACGCCGCCGCCGCTGATGGCGCTCGGCGCCTCGATCACGCTCAGGAGGGGCGAGGCCCGTCGTGAGGTGAAGCTCGAGGATTTCTTCATCGCGTATGGCAAGCAGGACCGGCAGCCCGGCGAGTTCGTCGAGAGCGTCACCATCCCGTCGCTGCCGGCGGGCGAAGCGTTCGCCTGCTACAAGATCACCAAGCGCAAGGACGAGGATATCTCGGCGCTCTGCGGCGCCTTCCGGCTGCGGCTAAATGCGGGCCAGGTGGCCGCGATCACCATTGCCTATGGCGGCATGGCGGCGACGCCGAAGCGGGCCCGGGCGGTGGAAGCGGCGCTCGTGGGCAAGCCGTGGACCGTGGCGACCGTAGAAGCGGCGATCCCGGCCTTTGCCGAGGACTACCAGCCGCTGACCGATATGCGCGCCTCGGCCGAATATCGGCTGCTGGCGGCGCAGAACCTGTTGCGGCGGTTCTTCCTCGAGACGACGGGCGAGGGCGAACGGCTGACGAGGGAGGTGGCGTGA
- a CDS encoding VOC family protein: protein MPKIMPCLWIDDRIEEMVDFYVKTFKDAEIHKVDRYPDGRVLTITFRLRDQEFMALNGGPQFKFTEAVSFTVDCDGQEEVDYLWDTLVADGGEESQCAWLKDKYGLSWQIVPRQLTEALAGSDRAGAGRAMQAMFQMKKIIVADIEKAYAGN, encoded by the coding sequence ATGCCCAAGATCATGCCCTGCCTGTGGATCGACGACCGCATCGAAGAGATGGTGGATTTCTACGTCAAGACCTTCAAGGACGCCGAAATCCACAAGGTCGACCGCTATCCGGATGGCCGCGTGCTCACCATCACCTTCCGCCTGCGCGACCAGGAGTTCATGGCGCTGAATGGCGGCCCGCAGTTCAAGTTCACCGAAGCGGTCTCCTTCACTGTCGATTGCGATGGCCAGGAGGAGGTCGACTACCTGTGGGATACCTTGGTCGCCGACGGCGGCGAGGAGAGCCAGTGTGCCTGGCTGAAGGACAAATACGGCCTCAGCTGGCAGATCGTCCCGCGCCAGCTGACCGAAGCGCTCGCCGGCAGCGATCGCGCCGGAGCCGGCCGCGCCATGCAGGCCATGTTCCAGATGAAGAAGATCATCGTGGCCGACATCGAAAAGGCCTACGCCGGCAACTAG
- the xdhB gene encoding xanthine dehydrogenase molybdopterin binding subunit, which yields MNKQSPITASPLHVSVKHDSAIKQVAGRADYIDDLVEPEGTLHAYLGLSTKAHADIASMNLDAVRAAPGVVGVLTAEDIPAENDVSSVHKHDEPVFATTRVVTWGQPLFAVIGETREAARRAAKLARIEYRDLPHVTDVDAAMAAGGKLVTEPLKLERGDVEAGFAVSQHRVKGRVRIGGQEHFYLESQAALAIPGEDDEITLQVSSQHPTEIQVMVAQVLGIPHAAVTVNMRRMGGGFGGKETQGNLFAVVAAVAAKTFNKAVKIRPDRDDDFQITGKRHDFVVDYDVGYNADGKIQAVTATYAARSGYSADLSGPVTDRALFHCDNAYWYPSVRVNSLPLFTNTVSNTAFRGFGGPQGIIAAERWIEDIAYALGKDPLEIRKANFYGTDSNNVTPYHQVVEDNVIHRVIEDLEQSSDYQARRAAILEFNKTSKVLKKGIAMVPVKFGISFTATWHNQAGALVHVYRDGSIHLSHGGTEMGQGLHIKVMQVVADAFGVPVERVQITASNTGKVPNTSATAASSGTDLNGMAALDAANQIKARMAAHAAFIYEVEPREVQWEFGGIRAGQQFVPFDELATSCWMNRVQLSAAGFYKTPKIHWDRTTGRGHPFYYFAYGAAASEVTIDTLTGEYQVDRSDVLEDVGRSLNPAIDIGQVEGGFIQGMGWLTTEELWWDSKGQLRTHAPSTYKIPLASDVPRIFNVRLAEWSINKEPAIGRSKAVGEPPLVLGYSVVEALSMAVASVADYKVAPQLDMPATPERVLMGVERMRRARGTT from the coding sequence ATGAACAAGCAATCCCCAATCACCGCCTCGCCGCTGCACGTTTCGGTCAAGCACGACTCCGCCATCAAGCAGGTGGCCGGGCGCGCCGACTATATCGACGATCTGGTCGAGCCCGAGGGCACGCTGCACGCCTATCTCGGCCTCTCCACCAAGGCGCATGCCGATATCGCATCGATGAACCTCGATGCGGTGCGGGCGGCGCCTGGCGTCGTCGGCGTGCTGACGGCCGAGGACATTCCGGCCGAGAACGACGTGAGCTCGGTGCATAAGCATGACGAGCCGGTGTTCGCCACTACCCGGGTGGTCACCTGGGGCCAGCCGCTGTTCGCGGTGATCGGCGAGACGCGCGAGGCGGCGCGGCGGGCGGCAAAGCTCGCGAGGATCGAATATCGCGATCTGCCGCATGTCACCGACGTCGATGCGGCGATGGCGGCGGGCGGCAAGCTGGTGACCGAGCCCCTGAAGCTCGAACGAGGCGATGTCGAAGCCGGCTTTGCCGTGTCGCAGCACCGGGTCAAGGGCCGGGTGCGGATCGGCGGGCAGGAGCATTTCTATCTCGAAAGCCAGGCGGCGCTTGCCATTCCGGGCGAGGACGACGAGATCACGCTGCAGGTCTCGAGCCAGCACCCGACCGAAATCCAGGTGATGGTGGCGCAGGTACTGGGGATTCCGCATGCCGCGGTGACGGTGAACATGCGCCGCATGGGCGGCGGTTTCGGCGGCAAGGAAACCCAGGGCAACCTCTTCGCCGTGGTGGCCGCGGTGGCGGCCAAGACGTTCAACAAGGCGGTGAAGATTCGCCCCGATCGCGACGACGATTTCCAGATCACCGGCAAGCGCCACGATTTCGTGGTCGATTACGATGTCGGCTACAATGCCGACGGCAAGATCCAGGCGGTGACCGCCACCTATGCGGCGCGCTCGGGCTATTCGGCCGACCTCTCCGGCCCGGTGACCGACCGGGCGCTGTTCCACTGCGACAACGCCTACTGGTACCCGAGCGTCAGGGTGAACTCGCTGCCGCTGTTCACCAACACGGTGTCGAACACCGCTTTCCGGGGGTTCGGCGGCCCGCAGGGGATCATCGCGGCCGAGCGCTGGATCGAGGACATCGCCTACGCGCTGGGCAAGGATCCGCTGGAGATCCGCAAGGCCAATTTCTACGGCACCGACAGCAACAACGTGACGCCGTATCACCAGGTGGTGGAGGACAATGTCATCCACCGGGTGATCGAGGATCTCGAGCAGAGCTCGGATTATCAGGCGCGCCGCGCCGCCATCCTCGAGTTCAACAAGACCAGCAAGGTGTTGAAGAAGGGCATCGCCATGGTGCCGGTGAAATTCGGCATCTCGTTCACCGCCACCTGGCACAATCAGGCGGGCGCGCTGGTGCATGTCTATCGCGACGGTTCGATCCATCTGAGCCATGGCGGCACCGAGATGGGGCAGGGGCTCCATATCAAGGTGATGCAGGTGGTGGCCGACGCCTTCGGCGTGCCGGTCGAGCGGGTGCAGATCACCGCCAGCAATACCGGCAAGGTGCCCAACACCTCGGCGACGGCGGCCTCCTCCGGCACCGATCTCAACGGCATGGCGGCGCTCGACGCGGCCAACCAGATCAAGGCGCGGATGGCGGCGCATGCCGCCTTCATCTACGAGGTCGAACCCAGGGAGGTGCAGTGGGAGTTCGGCGGCATCCGGGCCGGGCAGCAGTTCGTGCCGTTCGACGAGCTCGCCACCTCGTGCTGGATGAACCGGGTGCAGCTCTCGGCCGCCGGGTTCTACAAGACGCCCAAGATCCACTGGGACCGGACCACCGGGCGCGGGCATCCGTTCTATTATTTCGCCTATGGCGCGGCGGCGTCGGAGGTGACCATCGACACGCTGACCGGCGAGTACCAGGTCGACCGTTCCGACGTGCTCGAGGATGTCGGCCGCTCGCTCAACCCGGCGATCGATATCGGCCAGGTGGAGGGCGGCTTCATCCAGGGGATGGGCTGGCTCACCACCGAGGAATTGTGGTGGGACAGCAAGGGGCAACTGCGCACCCATGCGCCCTCGACCTACAAGATCCCGCTCGCCTCCGACGTGCCGCGCATCTTCAATGTGCGGCTGGCCGAATGGAGCATCAACAAGGAGCCGGCGATCGGCCGCAGCAAGGCCGTGGGCGAACCGCCGTTGGTGCTGGGCTATTCGGTGGTCGAGGCGCTGTCGATGGCTGTGGCGTCGGTGGCCGACTACAAGGTCGCCCCACAGCTCGATATGCCGGCGACGCCCGAGCGGGTGCTGATGGGCGTCGAGCGGATGCGGCGGGCGAGGGGCACCACGTGA
- the xdhC gene encoding xanthine dehydrogenase accessory protein XdhC: MTLTVVTLKSFLTANPATVVAELTAVRGSSPREAGTFMLISPEAQVGTIGGGALEYMVIDRARQVLRDGLHEDSLDIPLGPEIGQCCGGRVDVALRRVTAVEAERLAARLEAELAARPHVYLFGSGHVGHALARALAALPLRVHVVDTRPDELADLPENVETHAVAMPEAVARSAPRGSAFVILTHDHELDFLIAAEALQRADAPYIGMVGSMTKKARFRSWYLGEGYPAAPLDRLVLPIGGKAFPGGIGDKRPEVIAALAAAEILVHIVGREVEDLKARPATTKTSGAVLGD; this comes from the coding sequence ATGACTCTCACCGTCGTGACCCTGAAGTCCTTCCTCACCGCCAATCCCGCGACCGTGGTCGCCGAGCTCACCGCCGTGCGCGGCTCCTCCCCGCGCGAAGCCGGCACCTTCATGCTGATCTCGCCGGAGGCGCAGGTCGGCACCATCGGGGGTGGGGCGCTCGAGTATATGGTGATCGACCGGGCGCGGCAGGTGCTGCGCGACGGCCTGCATGAGGACAGCCTCGATATCCCGCTCGGGCCGGAAATCGGGCAGTGCTGCGGTGGGCGGGTAGATGTGGCGCTCAGGCGGGTCACCGCGGTCGAGGCGGAACGGCTCGCAGCCAGGCTCGAGGCCGAACTGGCGGCGCGGCCGCATGTCTACCTGTTCGGCTCGGGGCATGTCGGACATGCCCTGGCGCGAGCATTGGCGGCCCTGCCGCTGAGGGTGCATGTGGTCGATACGCGGCCGGATGAGCTGGCGGACCTACCGGAGAATGTTGAAACCCATGCCGTGGCGATGCCCGAGGCGGTGGCGCGGTCGGCGCCGCGGGGCAGCGCCTTCGTCATCCTCACGCATGACCATGAGCTCGACTTCCTCATCGCCGCCGAGGCGCTGCAGCGGGCGGATGCGCCTTACATCGGCATGGTCGGCTCGATGACGAAAAAGGCGCGGTTCCGCTCCTGGTACCTGGGCGAGGGCTATCCGGCGGCCCCCCTCGACCGCCTGGTGCTGCCGATCGGCGGCAAGGCTTTTCCCGGCGGGATTGGGGACAAGCGACCGGAAGTCATCGCCGCTCTGGCGGCGGCCGAGATTCTGGTCCACATTGTCGGGCGGGAAGTCGAAGATCTGAAGGCGCGGCCGGCCACCACGAAGACGTCGGGAGCCGTCCTTGGAGACTAG
- a CDS encoding ABC transporter ATP-binding protein, which produces METSIAPRLQLTGITKRFPGVLANDNVSFSVLPGEIHALLGENGAGKSTLVKMIYGIMQPDAGEIRWNGQPLVVGNPKAARKLGIGMVFQHFSLFEAMTVLENIALGMDAKIHTRDLEARIGAVMEQYGLKLDPRRTVSTLSVGERQRIEIVRALLLNPKLLIMDEPTSVLTPQEVEQLFVVLRQLASEGCSILYISHKLHEIKALCDTATILRGGKLVDTCDPKVETSRSMAEKMIGAGLKEISKPAGRAMGPEKLVVSRLSIPGAGPFGIALKDISFSVRGGEIFGVAGVAGNGQNALLLALSGEVLTGDPEAITIDGAPVGQLPAKSRRLRGLASVPEERNGHAAVPEFSLADNTILTARDRLGMVSAGLIKAGAAKTYAGEVITAFAVKALGPGATAGSLSGGNLQKYIMGREILQRPAVLVVSQPTWGVDAGAAAAIHQAIVDLAAAGSAVVVISQDLDELLSLCDTLAVINEGRLSRPIEVAGADIEEIGLLMGGIHGEAPNTPAGQQAELADAH; this is translated from the coding sequence TTGGAGACTAGTATCGCGCCGCGGCTGCAACTGACCGGTATCACCAAGCGCTTTCCTGGCGTCCTCGCTAACGACAACGTTTCGTTCTCCGTGCTGCCGGGCGAGATCCACGCGCTGCTCGGCGAAAACGGCGCCGGCAAATCCACGCTGGTCAAGATGATCTACGGGATCATGCAGCCCGATGCGGGGGAAATCCGCTGGAACGGCCAACCCCTCGTGGTCGGCAACCCCAAGGCCGCCCGCAAGCTCGGCATCGGCATGGTGTTCCAGCATTTCTCGCTGTTCGAGGCGATGACCGTGCTCGAGAACATTGCGCTGGGCATGGATGCCAAGATCCACACCCGCGATCTCGAAGCGCGGATCGGCGCGGTGATGGAACAGTATGGGCTGAAGCTCGATCCGCGCCGTACCGTCTCCACGCTGTCCGTGGGTGAGCGCCAGCGTATCGAGATCGTGCGGGCGCTGCTGCTCAACCCGAAACTGCTGATCATGGACGAGCCGACCTCGGTGCTCACCCCGCAGGAGGTCGAGCAACTGTTCGTGGTGCTGCGCCAGCTCGCATCGGAGGGGTGCTCGATCCTTTATATTTCGCACAAGCTGCACGAGATCAAAGCGCTGTGCGACACGGCGACGATCCTGCGCGGCGGCAAGCTTGTCGATACCTGCGACCCCAAGGTCGAGACCTCTCGCTCGATGGCCGAAAAGATGATCGGCGCCGGTCTCAAGGAGATCAGCAAGCCGGCCGGCCGCGCCATGGGGCCTGAAAAACTGGTGGTCAGCCGGCTGTCGATCCCCGGCGCCGGACCGTTCGGCATTGCGCTCAAGGACATCAGCTTCAGCGTTCGGGGCGGTGAAATCTTCGGGGTGGCGGGCGTCGCGGGGAATGGCCAGAACGCCCTGCTGCTGGCGCTGTCGGGGGAAGTGCTGACGGGCGATCCCGAGGCCATCACCATCGACGGCGCACCTGTCGGCCAGCTGCCGGCAAAATCCCGCCGGCTGAGGGGGCTGGCCAGCGTGCCCGAGGAGCGCAACGGCCATGCGGCGGTGCCCGAATTCAGCCTCGCCGACAACACCATCCTCACGGCCCGTGATCGGCTCGGCATGGTCAGCGCCGGGCTGATCAAGGCCGGTGCGGCCAAGACCTATGCCGGCGAGGTGATCACTGCCTTTGCCGTCAAGGCGCTGGGGCCGGGCGCCACCGCGGGCTCGCTGTCGGGCGGGAACCTGCAGAAATACATCATGGGTCGCGAAATCCTGCAGAGGCCCGCCGTGCTGGTGGTCAGCCAGCCGACCTGGGGCGTCGATGCCGGAGCGGCAGCGGCGATCCATCAGGCGATCGTCGATCTCGCGGCTGCCGGTTCGGCAGTGGTGGTGATCAGCCAGGATCTCGATGAACTGCTGTCGCTGTGCGACACGCTGGCAGTGATCAATGAGGGACGGCTGTCGCGACCGATCGAGGTCGCTGGCGCCGATATCGAGGAGATCGGCTTGCTCATGGGTGGCATCCACGGCGAGGCGCCAAATACGCCCGCTGGTCAACAGGCGGAGCTCGCCGATGCGCATTAA
- a CDS encoding SRPBCC family protein: MQPPLTITLPSDREIAVTRTFKAPADLVFDCWTIPALIRRWLGPADWVFVTCEFDARVGGKWRFVTRGPSGFEMGSSGEVLEINRPDWIKTNEIYDMDWTGGQTIVTNRITEADGITTSVVNILYANKEARDGARATPMAEGMEMGFKRLDELLADMPAY; this comes from the coding sequence ATGCAGCCGCCTTTGACAATCACCCTGCCGTCGGACCGCGAGATTGCCGTCACTCGCACCTTCAAGGCGCCGGCCGACCTGGTGTTCGACTGCTGGACCATCCCGGCGCTGATCCGCCGCTGGCTCGGGCCGGCCGACTGGGTGTTCGTCACCTGCGAGTTCGATGCCCGCGTCGGCGGCAAGTGGCGCTTCGTCACCAGGGGGCCGAGCGGTTTCGAGATGGGCTCGTCCGGCGAGGTGCTGGAGATCAACCGGCCCGACTGGATCAAGACCAACGAAATCTACGACATGGACTGGACCGGCGGGCAGACCATCGTCACCAACCGCATCACCGAGGCCGATGGCATCACCACCTCGGTGGTGAACATTCTCTACGCCAATAAGGAAGCACGCGACGGTGCCAGGGCCACCCCGATGGCCGAGGGCATGGAGATGGGCTTCAAGCGGCTCGATGAACTGCTGGCCGATATGCCGGCCTACTGA
- a CDS encoding ArsR/SmtB family transcription factor: protein MQPNPNQLDLTFAALADPTRRAILARLAEGEASVNELAAPFEMSQPAISKHIKVLENAGLVSRGKDAQRRPVKIEALPLADAVGWLENYRKFWEQSYQRLDTLLDELQRFAPKGDKKN, encoded by the coding sequence ATGCAGCCGAATCCGAACCAGCTCGATCTTACCTTCGCCGCCCTTGCCGATCCGACCCGGCGGGCGATCCTCGCGCGCTTGGCCGAGGGCGAGGCGTCGGTCAATGAGCTGGCGGCGCCGTTCGAGATGAGCCAGCCGGCCATCTCCAAGCACATCAAGGTACTGGAGAATGCCGGGCTGGTGTCACGCGGCAAGGATGCGCAGCGCCGTCCGGTGAAGATCGAGGCGCTGCCGCTGGCCGACGCCGTGGGCTGGCTCGAGAACTATCGCAAGTTCTGGGAACAGAGCTACCAGCGCCTCGATACCCTGCTCGACGAGCTGCAGCGTTTCGCCCCCAAGGGCGACAAGAAGAACTGA